The Haloplanus sp. CK5-1 genome contains a region encoding:
- a CDS encoding halocyanin domain-containing protein, translating into MTEEREARLGRRRLLRASAGAVGAGLVGTGAAGTAAAQSEPFDGWLSNVGNYEGLVDETGSDEVTVEVGVEQGSGAFGFGPAAVQVDPGTTVVWEWTGNGGVHNVAAEEGADFSSENSQEAGFTFEQTFEESGVVKYFCQPHRALEMKGVVVVGDVDTGAEVVGGGGSGGGDSGGGGGDSGGGGGDSGGGGGGSGSGSGGGGLVMSLTVGGATVAAFLSPIVFGLVLMLRDVSDDAPEDAAEHGESSH; encoded by the coding sequence ATGACCGAGGAACGCGAGGCTCGACTGGGACGACGACGGCTGTTGCGGGCGAGTGCCGGTGCCGTGGGAGCCGGTCTGGTGGGTACCGGGGCGGCCGGAACGGCAGCCGCGCAGTCGGAGCCGTTCGACGGCTGGCTGAGCAACGTGGGTAACTACGAGGGGCTCGTCGACGAGACGGGGAGCGACGAGGTGACCGTCGAGGTCGGCGTCGAACAGGGCAGCGGTGCCTTCGGCTTCGGACCGGCCGCGGTCCAGGTCGACCCCGGGACGACCGTCGTCTGGGAGTGGACCGGCAACGGCGGCGTCCACAACGTCGCCGCCGAGGAGGGGGCCGACTTCTCAAGCGAGAACAGCCAGGAAGCGGGGTTCACGTTCGAGCAGACGTTCGAGGAGTCGGGCGTCGTCAAGTACTTCTGTCAACCCCACCGGGCACTGGAGATGAAAGGTGTCGTGGTCGTCGGCGACGTCGACACCGGCGCGGAAGTGGTCGGCGGTGGCGGTAGCGGTGGCGGCGACAGCGGGGGCGGTGGCGGCGACAGCGGGGGCGGTGGCGGCGACAGCGGGGGCGGTGGCGGCGGCAGCGGTAGTGGAAGCGGCGGCGGTGGGCTCGTGATGTCGCTGACGGTCGGCGGGGCCACCGTCGCGGCATTCCTCTCGCCCATCGTCTTCGGACTCGTGTTGATGCTCCGTGACGTGTCGGACGACGCGCCCGAGGACGCTGCCGAGCACGGCGAGTCGAGCCACTAA